A genomic region of Chrysiogenia bacterium contains the following coding sequences:
- a CDS encoding Rrf2 family transcriptional regulator, producing the protein MTLFSLRSEYALRALTEIARWRAAGHGEPLSIEEIAKRQAIPRKFLEQILVTLKRAGLVQSRRGQAGGYLLEQEPEAIRLRDVLGAIESLPAGAAERGAEPATPVARAVRKSFQEIEDVFYDALAERTVADLMELSKTERSQPMYHI; encoded by the coding sequence ATGACACTCTTTTCTCTGCGTTCGGAATACGCGCTGCGTGCGCTGACCGAGATTGCGCGCTGGCGCGCGGCCGGCCATGGCGAACCCCTCTCCATTGAAGAGATCGCCAAACGTCAGGCCATTCCTCGCAAGTTTCTCGAACAGATTCTCGTGACGCTCAAGCGCGCGGGCCTGGTGCAGTCGCGCCGCGGTCAGGCCGGCGGCTACCTCCTTGAGCAGGAACCCGAGGCCATTCGCCTTCGCGATGTGCTCGGCGCCATCGAGAGTTTGCCCGCCGGCGCGGCCGAGCGCGGCGCCGAACCGGCAACGCCGGTGGCGCGCGCGGTGCGCAAAAGCTTTCAGGAAATCGAAGACGTCTTCTACGACGCGCTCGCCGAGCGCACCGTGGCCGACCTGATGGAGCTCTCGAAGACCGAGCGCTCCCAGCCGATGTATCACATCTGA